The following are encoded in a window of Platichthys flesus chromosome 19, fPlaFle2.1, whole genome shotgun sequence genomic DNA:
- the mfhas1 gene encoding malignant fibrous histiocytoma-amplified sequence 1 homolog: MKSLHENPEVEEGGSGCSVMEENNLKTARLWRDAALRSRKLRSNMRQLTLCSKNNQITLPEDVAEVEALNLGNNSLQELPLGLGSSLNNLRILVLRRNKFSAVPRVVFELVQLVELDMSHNCLRSLSEGVGELRGLKKLCVSHNKILHLPDQISELQLLEELDISFNDLHDLPRTFSGLGRLRTLDVDHNKLNQFPSEILALSELEELDCSGNKFQELPADLLKLRSVKILWLSSLRTSMLPDTFCHLHNLESLMLDGNNLTLLPPSFGKLQRLKMINLSSNEFENFPEVVLSIRGLEELYLSRNKLTHVPEEIGELVKLVNLWLDNNNITYLPDSVVELEKLEELVLQGNQIAILPDHFGKLSKVNIWKVKDNPLIQPPYEVCMKGIPYIAAYQKELAHSQLAVKPRLKLVLMGMKDAGKTWLRQSVVGPRDITGILGNKGIEVTNWVADADRCLTFLVYDLSGKQNYDLIKPFFLSPGALYVLVVNLKTYSPKNFYAHVGYFLHLLGAKVPHAVVCVVGTHADVCAEVELEEKSLDIHRQIGLQERRDVQSLRSLALQVDQALEQGFNVRISSPHVLFYGVSDRNLRRRKAQLQFMLNHRLQILSPVLSVSCTETQRNIQRLREKLMSVADHRDIFPNLHRVLPKSWQILEELHFKPKDLWLSWWDSARLGLQAGLTEDRLQSALSYLHESGKLLYFEDSLTLKEYVFNNLPRFIAILNVFFHRDESTLLDRLLSEGERGDKGRVSLVIEDEKGENLRVTHLQHHVEGFLQHGLLPSNVIRLLLRPLIQTQQDLHLIMELLEKMGICYCINKPRSKPLNGATAWYKFPSYVSSEEPWAEAEASGGSLPHCHFFSVEQLHIQYSFPFLFPPGLFARFSVQINSHVVQRSDGRHRIFAYRGKVPVVISHRPSRGKLLAETLSIASHASLPNIWTAWQAITPLVEELNVLLQEWPGLHYSVHILCSKCLKRGSSNPHAFPGELLTQPRPEGLMEIICPKNGSERVHVALVYPPTPTVVSPCLK; the protein is encoded by the coding sequence ATGAAGAGTCTCCATGAGAAcccggaggtggaggagggggggtccGGCTGCTCCGTCATGGAGGAGAACAACCTGAAGACGGCCCGGCTGTGGAGGGATGCCGCCCTCCGCTCCAGGAAGCTGCGGAGCAACATGCGCCAGCTCACCCTCTGCTCCAAGAACAACCAGATCACTCTGCCCGAGGACGTGGCCGAGGTGGAGGCGCTGAACCTGGGCAACAACTCGCTGCAGGAGCTGCCTCTGGGGCTGGGCTCCTCCCTGAACAACCTGCGCATCCTGGTGCTCCGCAGGAACAAGTTCAGCGCGGTGCCCCGGGTGGTGTTCGAGCTGGtgcagctggtggagctggACATGAGCCACAACTGTCTGAGGAGCCTGAGCGAGGGTGTGGGGGAGCTGAGGGGCCTGAAGAAGCTCTGCGTCAGTCACAACAAAATCCTGCACCTGCCGGATCAGATCTCTGAGCTTCAGCTTCTGGAGGAACTGGACATTAGCTTCAACGACCTGCACGACCTCCCCAGGACCTTCTCCGGCCTCGGCAGGCTGCGGACTCTGGACGTGGATCACAACAAGCTGAACCAGTTCCCCTCGGAGATCCTGGCCCTCAGCGAGCTGGAGGAGCTCGACTGCTCCGGGAACAAGTTCCAGGAGTTACCAGCTGACTTGTTGAAGCTGCGCTCCGTTAAGATCCTGTGGCTCAGCAGCCTGCGCACGTCCATGCTACCTGACACCTTCTGCcacctgcacaacctggagagTCTGATGCTGGACGGGAACAACCTGACGCTGCTGCCGCCGTCTTTTGGGAAACTGCAGAGACTCAAGATGATCAACCTGTCCTCCAACGAGTTTGAGAACTTCCCGGAGGTTGTTTTAAGCATCAGAGGATTAGAGGAACTTTACCTGAGCAGGAACAAACTCACTCATGTTCCCGAGGAGATCGGTGAGCTGGTGAAGCTGGTGAACCTCTGGctggacaacaacaacatcacgTATCTGCCTGATTCTgtggtggagctggagaagctggaggagctcGTGTTGCAGGGGAACCAAATCGCCATTCTTCCAGATCATTTTGGGAAGCTGTCCAAAGTGAACATCTGGAAGGTGAAGGACAACCCTCTGATCCAGCCTCCGTACGAGGTGTGTATGAAAGGCATCCCTTACATCGCAGCCTATCAGAAGGAGCTCGCTCACTCCCAGCTCGCCGTGAAGCCCAGATTGAAACTGGTCCTGATGGGGATGAAAGACGCTGGGAAGACGTGGCTGAGGCAGAGCGTGGTGGGACCGCGGGACATCACAGGCATCCTGGGAAACAAAGGGATTGAAGTCACTAACTGGGTGGCAGACGCCGACCGCTGTCTCACTTTTCTGGTGTATGATTTGTCAGGGAAGCAAAACTATGACCTCATCAAACCCTTCTTCCTGTCCCCCGGGGCTCTCTACGTCCTCGTCGTGAATCTCAAAACATACTCACCCAAGAACTTCTATGCCCATGTCGGGtatttcctccacctcctcggcGCCAAAGTGCCCCacgctgtggtgtgtgtggtggggaCACATGCAGACGTGTGTgcagaggtggagctggaggagaagagtctGGACATCCACAGACAGATCGgtctgcaggagaggagggacgTCCAGAGTCTGAGGAGCCTGGCTCTGCAGGTGGACCAGGCGCTGGAGCAGGGCTTCAACGTTCGCATCTCCAGCCCCCACGTCCTCTTCTACGGCGTCTCAGACAGGAACCTGAGGCGGAGGAAAGCCCAGCTGCAGTTCATGCTGAACCACCGGCTGCAGATTCTGTCTCCTGTCCTGAGTGTgagctgcacagagacacagaggaacatccagaggctgagagagaagctcATGTCTGTGGCCGACCACAGGGACATCTTCCCCAACCTGCACCGCGTGCTGCCAAAGTCCTGGCAGATTCTGGAGGAGCTGCACTTTAAGCCCAAAGACTTGTGGCTGTCGTGGTGGGACTCGGCTCGGCTGGGCCTCCAGGCCGGGCTCACCGAGGACCGGCTGCAGAGCGCCTTATCCTACCTGCACGAGAGCGGGAAGCTGCTGTACTTTGAGGACAGCCTCACGCTGAAGGAGTATGTGTTCAACAATCTTCCACGGTTCATTGCAATTCTTAACGTCTTCTTCCACAGGGACGAGTCCACGCTGCTGGACCGGCTCCTGTccgagggggagaggggggacaAGGGCAGGGTGAGTCTGGTGATAGAGGACGAGAAGGGCGAGAACCTCAGGGTGACACATCTGCAGCACCATGTGGAAGGTTTCCTCCAACACGGCCTTCTGCCCTCCAACGTCATCCGCCTGCTCCTCAGGCCGCTCATCCAGACGCAGCAGGACCTGCACCTCatcatggagctgctggagaagatGGGGATCTGCTACTGCATCAACAAACCTCGCAGCAAGCCTCTGAACGGAGCCACGGCCTGGTACAAGTTCCCCAGCTACGTCAGCAGCGAGGAGCCCTGGGCCGAGGCCGAGGCCAGCGGCGGCTCTCTGCCTCACTGCCACTTCTTCTCTGTAGAGCAGCTGCACATCCAGTACAGCTTCCCCTTCCTGTTCCCTCCCGGACTGTTCGCCCGCTTCAGCGTGCAGATCAACAGCCACGTGGTCCAGAGGTCAGACGGCAGACACCGGATCTTTGCCTATCGAGGAAAAGTCCCCGTGGTGATCAGCCACCGGCCGTCCAGAGGGAAGCTGCTGGCGGAGACTCTGTCCATCGCCAGCCACGCCTCGCTGCCCAACATCTGGACGGCGTGGCAGGCCATCACGCcgctggtggaggagctgaacgtgctgctgcaggagtggCCCGGCCTCCACTACTCCGTCCACATCCTCTGCTCCAAGTGCCTGAAGAGAGGGTCGTCCAACCCGCACGCCTTCCCAG